From one Planococcus citri chromosome 3, ihPlaCitr1.1, whole genome shotgun sequence genomic stretch:
- the LOC135840786 gene encoding uncharacterized protein LOC135840786: MNLLKKLSHTSYGSDRHTLLKLYRTLIRPVLDYGCSIYTYAPENRLSRLNTIQNTAVRISTGAFRTTPTVSLLNDASECPLDIRRQYISTSTYLNIKSNPDFNLKLEYMIPMHSLSVKFQSFLQQVEENNIKIHHLLVNPTPPWQSFNPIIDLSLTEFNKNLTNPIILKRHFLLLLDKYKEYSHIYTDGSKTKQFTGCAIIHDDISIPIALPSLCTILTAELYAIKSAITYSLDFSLNKVTVFTDSLSALLSIKNYRSKYSHPISLEIIELLQLFQNSTPILGWIPSHSQIHGNELADKIAKQAHLHLPLANIPIPLSDLKLHSKTLMHEVFQFSWSLIPSSNKLKRIKNTTSLWKTSEQLQRRSEVLLTRLRTGHSLLTHQFIFLKQPPPSCPECNIPLNIAHLLIDCPSYQNERSRLLNSNQLQVLLSDDPTHIDNVIKFLYSTKLDKKI; encoded by the coding sequence atgaacctacTTAAGAAACTTTCACACACCTCTTATGGCTCTGATCGTCATACCTTACTCAAACTATACCGCACACTCATCAGACCAGTTTTAGATTATGGATGCTCTATCTATACCTATGCTCCTGAAAATCGCCTTAGCAGGCTAAACACTATCCAAAATACAGCTGTACGGATTTCCACTGGAGCATTTAGAACTACCCCCACAGTAAGTCTCCTCAATGATGCTTCTGAATGTCCACTTGACATACGTAGACAGTACATTTCTACATCAACATACTTGAACATAAAATCAAACCCAGATTTCAACTTGAAGTTGGAATATATGATTCCTATGCATTCACTATCTgtaaaattccaatcttttctACAACAAGTAGaagaaaataacatcaaaatacACCATTTGCTAGTAAACCCTACCCCACCTTGGCAATCTTTTAACCCTATCATTGACCTATCTTTGacagaatttaataaaaatctcaccaaccccatcatacttaaaagacattttcttcttcttcttgacAAGTATAAAGAATACAGTCACATATATACGGATGGCTCAAAAACTAAACAATTCACTGGATGTGCTATCATTCATGACGATATCTCTATTCCCATTGCTCTCCCCTCCCTTTGCACCATTCTCACTGCTGAATTATATGCAATTAAATCTGCAATAACATATtcccttgatttttcattaaataaagtTACAGTTTTTACTGACTCACTATCAgctcttttatcaataaaaaactataggtcaaaatattcacatcctatatcacttgaaattattgaactCCTGCAACTCTTCCAAAATAGCACACCCATACTAGGCTGGATACCTTCACACTCCCAGATTCATGGTAATGAGTTGGCTGATAAAATAGCTAAGCAAGCACACCTGCACCTCCCCCTTGCCAACATTCCAATCCCTCTATCAGACCTAAAGCtccattcaaaaactttaatgcatgaagtgtttcaattttcatggtcTCTAATCCCTAGCTCAAATAaactaaaaagaataaaaaacactACATCTTTGTGGAAAACTTCTGAACAACTTCAGCGTAGATCTGAAGTTCTTCTCACCAGACTCAGAACTGGTCACTCTCTTCTtactcaccaattcatattcctcAAACAGCCTCCCCCTTCGTGCCCAGAATGCAACATCCCTTTAAACATTGCTCATCTACTAATAGACTGTCCTTCCTACCAAAATGAACGCTCCAGACTTCTAAATTCCAATCAACTTCAAGTCCTCCTTTCTGATGACCCCACTCATATAGACAATGTCATTAAATTTCTTTACTCTactaaattagataaaaaaatttaa